The following proteins are encoded in a genomic region of Ostrea edulis chromosome 7, xbOstEdul1.1, whole genome shotgun sequence:
- the LOC125656147 gene encoding uncharacterized protein LOC125656147 isoform X1, which yields MERFKMQGFFLVLFALILCFLDVTDASYCYYSYYYYSYRCYYYYYYYYYSDSAGVIAGAVIGGLFGLACIIGVIVFVCVVVCKCKTTGVRGRVVQPNVGVSNTVTYISPPTTYSKYFKKPFSINVIIGRQEALGYMIFIYLKIIETCLLSAILYNSSCGLFRRLYGYNDVVFWCFFSRQLWI from the exons ATGGAGAGATTTAAGATGCAAGGATTCTTTCTGGTCTTGTTCGCCCTGATTTTAT GTTTTCTTGACGTCACAGATGCCTCCTACTGCTATTACTCctattattactacagttaCCGCTgttactattactactactactactactattc TGATTCTGCCGGAGTGATCGCCGGAGCAGTGATTGGTGGATTGTTTGGGCTTGCCTGTATAATTGGAGTCATTGTGTTTGTCTGTGTTGTGGTTTGTAAATGTAAGACCACAGGGGTCAGGGGTCGCGTGGTACAGCCGAATGTGGGCGTGTCCAATACCGTCACATACATATCACCACCGACAACATACagtaagtattttaaaaaaccGTTCTCTATAAATGTCATTATCGGCCGCCAGGAGGCGCTCGgttatatgatatttatatatttaaagattatagAAACATGTCTGTTATCAGCAATTTTATATAATAGTAGCTGTGGACTTTTTAGACGGCTATATGGATATAATGACGtggttttttggtgttttttttctaGACAGCTATGGATATAA
- the LOC125656147 gene encoding cysteine and tyrosine-rich protein 1-like isoform X2: protein MERFKMQGFFLVLFALILCFLDVTDASYCYYSYYYYSYRCYYYYYYYYYSDSAGVIAGAVIGGLFGLACIIGVIVFVCVVVCKCKTTGVRGRVVQPNVGVSNTVTYISPPTTYNSYGYNGAPPMNASPQMPPAYTNQAPPSYSQPPPPEPQYNEPAYPPNPPPQYNNVISGAPPNSHNYR, encoded by the exons ATGGAGAGATTTAAGATGCAAGGATTCTTTCTGGTCTTGTTCGCCCTGATTTTAT GTTTTCTTGACGTCACAGATGCCTCCTACTGCTATTACTCctattattactacagttaCCGCTgttactattactactactactactactattc TGATTCTGCCGGAGTGATCGCCGGAGCAGTGATTGGTGGATTGTTTGGGCTTGCCTGTATAATTGGAGTCATTGTGTTTGTCTGTGTTGTGGTTTGTAAATGTAAGACCACAGGGGTCAGGGGTCGCGTGGTACAGCCGAATGTGGGCGTGTCCAATACCGTCACATACATATCACCACCGACAACATACa ACAGCTATGGATATAATGGTGCCCCACCGATGAACGCATCACCCCAAATGCCGCCAGCATACACAAACCAAGCACCTCCGTCATATAGCCAACCGCCACCCCCGGAGCCACAATACAATGAACCCGCCTATCCACCGAACCCGCCCCCACAATATAACAACGTCATCAGTGGAGCCCCGCCCAATAGTCACAACTACAGATAA